In Waddliaceae bacterium, a single window of DNA contains:
- a CDS encoding ABC transporter ATP-binding protein codes for MMLIEIQDLEKVYHDHGIPVHALHTITMDIEEGEFSAIVGPSGSGKTTLLNMIGGLDVPSRGNITLAGTPIASMSQRDLANFRRDNIGFIFQNFNLIPVLTVAENIEYVMVLQDVPAKERRERVASILYDVGLEGMEDRLPNNLSGGQQQRVAIARAMVAKPRIILADEPTANIDSHTGVELVDLMHHLNEEHGMTFIFSTHDRMIRDRAKRVIKLRDGKIVEEEKR; via the coding sequence ATTATGTTAATAGAAATCCAAGACCTAGAAAAAGTATACCACGACCACGGCATCCCCGTCCATGCCCTCCATACGATAACGATGGACATCGAAGAGGGAGAATTCTCTGCGATAGTAGGACCTTCGGGATCGGGGAAAACAACATTGCTCAACATGATAGGAGGACTAGACGTCCCCTCGCGAGGAAACATCACCCTAGCAGGAACGCCGATAGCATCGATGTCACAGCGCGACCTTGCAAACTTCAGACGCGACAACATCGGCTTCATCTTCCAGAACTTCAACCTCATCCCCGTCCTTACCGTTGCTGAGAACATAGAATACGTCATGGTACTGCAGGACGTCCCTGCAAAAGAACGCCGCGAACGTGTTGCTTCGATACTCTACGACGTCGGCCTCGAAGGCATGGAAGACCGCCTTCCCAACAACCTATCTGGAGGACAACAGCAGCGCGTCGCCATAGCACGCGCCATGGTGGCAAAGCCACGGATTATCCTCGCCGACGAGCCTACAGCGAATATCGACTCGCATACCGGCGTAGAACTCGTAGATCTTATGCACCATCTCAACGAAGAACACGGCATGACGTTTATCTTCTCAACACACGACAGGATGATACGCGATCGCGCAAAGCGTGTAATAAAACTTCGCGACGGTAAAATTGTCGAAGAGGAAAAACGATGA